Proteins encoded together in one Marinithermus hydrothermalis DSM 14884 window:
- the dxs gene encoding 1-deoxy-D-xylulose-5-phosphate synthase produces MGSVLDQVDTPEDLKRLSEAELLQLAEELRSEIIRVTAQNGGHLASSLGAVELIVALHRVFNSPTDRILFDVGHQAYAHKLLTGRKDRFHTIRKEGGLSGFTKVSESPHDAITVGHASTSLANALGMALARDLRGETYKIVAVIGDGALTGGMALAALNKIGELQKDLLIILNDNEMSISQNVGALNRHFRTLQVQKWVQDAERFGRGVLERISPKLYEMADRAKEAAKLVLHQENPFYAWGLRYVGPVDGHDLKSLIYLLEHLKSLKGPTILHVVTKKGKGYKVAESDPVYWHGPPGFDPQNPQKIKKGYSWSQAFGDAVTELAHLEPRLFVITPAMREGSGLVKYSQTHPDRYLDVGICEDVAVTTGAGLALRGMKPVVAIYSTFLQRAYDQVIHDVAIENLDVILAIDRAGLVGADGPTHHGVFDIAYLRTVPNLTIAAPKDALELRAMLKKALEVGGPIAIRYPRDTVDPAPEGVWPEIAWGTWEVLKEGREAYILAFGKTLRYALEAAGEDPRVGVVNARFIKPLDEAMLARLARGFKLVTVEDHQAMGGFGSAVLEALARLELKPEIRVLGLPDRFIEHGGIPSLHAKAGIDAAGIRRALAALGVTLTASEPA; encoded by the coding sequence ATGGGGTCGGTTCTGGATCAAGTGGATACACCGGAGGACCTGAAGCGGCTGAGCGAAGCCGAGCTGCTGCAGCTGGCCGAGGAGTTGCGCAGCGAGATCATCCGCGTTACGGCGCAGAACGGGGGGCACCTGGCCTCCAGCCTGGGGGCGGTGGAGCTCATCGTCGCGCTGCACCGCGTGTTCAACTCCCCCACTGACCGGATCCTGTTCGACGTGGGGCACCAGGCCTACGCGCACAAGCTCCTCACGGGCCGCAAGGACCGGTTCCACACCATCCGTAAGGAGGGGGGGCTTTCCGGGTTCACCAAGGTCAGCGAGTCCCCGCACGACGCGATCACGGTCGGGCACGCCTCCACCTCCCTCGCGAACGCCCTGGGGATGGCCCTCGCCCGCGACCTTCGGGGCGAAACGTACAAGATCGTGGCCGTGATCGGGGACGGGGCCCTCACCGGCGGGATGGCCCTCGCCGCCCTCAACAAGATCGGGGAGCTGCAGAAAGACCTCCTCATCATCCTGAACGACAACGAGATGTCCATCTCCCAGAACGTCGGGGCCCTGAACCGGCATTTCCGCACCCTCCAGGTGCAGAAGTGGGTGCAGGACGCCGAGCGGTTCGGCCGGGGCGTGCTGGAGCGCATCTCCCCCAAGCTCTACGAGATGGCCGACCGCGCCAAGGAAGCCGCGAAGCTGGTCCTGCACCAGGAGAACCCCTTCTACGCCTGGGGGCTCCGCTACGTGGGGCCCGTGGACGGGCACGACCTGAAGAGCCTGATCTACCTGCTCGAGCACCTCAAATCCCTCAAGGGCCCCACGATCCTGCACGTCGTCACGAAGAAAGGCAAGGGGTACAAGGTCGCCGAGTCCGACCCCGTCTACTGGCACGGCCCGCCCGGCTTCGACCCCCAAAACCCCCAGAAGATCAAGAAAGGGTACTCCTGGTCCCAAGCCTTCGGGGACGCGGTGACCGAGCTCGCGCACCTCGAGCCCCGCCTGTTCGTGATCACCCCCGCGATGCGGGAGGGCTCGGGCCTCGTCAAGTACTCCCAAACCCACCCGGACCGGTACCTCGACGTGGGAATCTGCGAGGACGTGGCGGTCACCACCGGCGCGGGTCTCGCGCTAAGGGGCATGAAGCCCGTAGTCGCGATCTACTCCACCTTCCTGCAGCGCGCCTACGACCAGGTGATCCACGACGTCGCCATCGAGAACCTGGACGTGATCCTCGCCATCGACCGCGCGGGCCTCGTGGGCGCGGACGGCCCCACGCACCACGGGGTGTTCGACATCGCGTACCTGCGTACCGTGCCGAACCTCACGATCGCCGCGCCCAAAGACGCCCTCGAGCTGCGCGCCATGCTGAAAAAAGCCCTCGAGGTCGGCGGCCCGATCGCGATCCGCTACCCGAGGGATACGGTGGACCCCGCCCCGGAAGGCGTGTGGCCCGAGATCGCCTGGGGCACGTGGGAGGTCTTGAAGGAGGGCCGCGAAGCGTACATCCTCGCCTTCGGCAAAACCCTACGCTACGCCCTCGAGGCCGCCGGAGAGGACCCGCGGGTGGGCGTGGTGAACGCCCGGTTCATCAAACCCCTGGACGAGGCGATGCTCGCCCGGCTCGCCCGGGGGTTCAAGCTCGTCACCGTCGAGGACCACCAGGCGATGGGCGGGTTCGGTTCGGCTGTGCTGGAGGCCCTCGCCCGGCTCGAGCTGAAGCCGGAAATCCGCGTGCTGGGCCTGCCCGACCGGTTCATCGAGCACGGCGGGATCCCGAGCCTGCACGCCAAGGCCGGGATCGACGCGGCGGGGATCCGCCGGGCTCTGGCCGCGCTGGGCGTGACGCTCACGGCGTCGGAACCCGCGTGA
- a CDS encoding GNAT family N-acetyltransferase, whose product MTQAAVPLPESAYPELAALTHRTDPDHPLAPETLRVEKARLREGERLEYLGVRAEERLRAAAQVRVEPSGRAQFKLYLPEVAFGQGLEDALWTAARQILARAGARQVVTALPSTRTAALEYLTRLGFREADRMHESRLDLTRFNPTAFAAVLERAQTHGHALRSLAEYGRGEAHERALYALTLRLLRDVPSREPLDPWPFEVWRSRALAPEILLPELWMLAQTGERLVGLSQLLADPAQPQLLRTGLTGVLPEARRQGLATALKVAALTRAKARGYREVRTMNHAVNARMLGINQRLGFTRCPPTLLLALEGPFT is encoded by the coding sequence GTGACCCAAGCGGCCGTCCCCCTCCCGGAAAGCGCGTACCCTGAGCTGGCCGCGCTCACCCACCGGACCGACCCGGACCACCCCCTCGCCCCAGAGACGCTGCGCGTCGAGAAGGCGCGGTTGCGCGAAGGGGAGCGCCTCGAGTACCTGGGCGTCCGCGCAGAGGAGCGCCTGCGGGCCGCGGCCCAGGTGCGCGTTGAGCCCTCCGGCCGCGCCCAGTTCAAGCTGTACCTGCCCGAGGTCGCGTTCGGGCAGGGCCTCGAGGACGCGCTCTGGACGGCGGCCCGCCAGATCCTCGCGCGCGCAGGCGCCCGCCAGGTGGTCACCGCCCTCCCCAGCACGCGCACGGCAGCGCTCGAGTACCTCACGCGCCTCGGGTTCCGCGAAGCGGACCGCATGCACGAGTCCCGGCTGGACCTCACCCGATTCAACCCCACGGCGTTCGCGGCGGTCCTCGAGCGCGCCCAAACCCACGGGCACGCCCTCCGTTCCCTCGCGGAGTACGGGCGCGGCGAAGCGCACGAGCGCGCCCTGTACGCCCTCACCCTCCGCCTGTTGCGGGACGTGCCCTCCCGGGAACCCCTCGACCCGTGGCCGTTCGAGGTCTGGCGAAGCCGCGCCCTCGCCCCCGAAATCCTCCTGCCCGAGCTCTGGATGCTCGCGCAAACCGGCGAGCGGCTCGTGGGGCTCAGCCAGCTCCTCGCCGACCCCGCCCAACCCCAGCTCCTCCGCACCGGCCTGACCGGCGTCCTTCCCGAAGCGCGCCGCCAGGGCCTCGCCACCGCTCTCAAGGTCGCCGCGCTCACGCGCGCCAAAGCGCGCGGCTACCGCGAGGTCCGCACCATGAATCACGCGGTGAACGCCCGCATGCTCGGGATCAACCAACGGCTCGGCTTTACGCGCTGCCCCCCCACCCTCC